One window of Bos mutus isolate GX-2022 chromosome 29, NWIPB_WYAK_1.1, whole genome shotgun sequence genomic DNA carries:
- the LOC102287839 gene encoding olfactory receptor 10G4-like — MRNMSIVTTFILMGLPHSPELDMLLFGIFLVIYAFTVVGNLLILLVITVDPHLHTSMYYFLSNLSFIDMWFSTVTVPKMLMTLVSPEGSPLSFPGCVAQLYSFHFLGSTECFLYTVMSYDRFLAVSYPLRYASMMSGRTCALLATTTWLSGSVHSAVQTTLTFRLPFCGPNQIQHYFCDAPPILKLACADTSANELVIFVNIGVVASGCFLLIVLSYVSIVHSILKIRTSEGRWRAFQTCASHCTVVLCFFVPCVFIYLRPGSKEAMDRIVAVFYTVMTPLLNPVVYTLRNKEVKKALLKLKDKVVHSQSK; from the coding sequence ATGAGAAACATGAGCATAGTGACAACGTTCATCCTCATGGGCCTTCCCCATTCACCAGAGCTGGACATGCTCCTCTTTGGAATCTTCCTGGTGATCTATGCCTTCACTGTGGTGGGGAACCTTCTCATCCTGCTGGTGATCACAGTGGATCCCCACCTGCACACCTCCATGTACTACTTCCTGAGCAACCTGTCCTTCATTGACATGTGGTTCTCCACGGTCACTGTGCCCAAAATGCTGATGACCCTGGTGTCCCCAGAAGGCagtcctctctcctttcctggctGTGTGGCCCAGCTCTACTCCTTCCACTTCCTGGGCAGCACCGAGTGCTTCCTCTACACCGTCATGTCCTATGACCGCTTCCTGGCCGTCAGTTACCCGCTCAGGTACGCCAGCATGATGAGTGGGAGGACGTGCGCTCTCCTGGCCACAAccacgtggctcagtggctcTGTGCACTCTGCTGTCCAGACCACATTGACGTTCCGTTTGCCCTTCTGTGGACCCAACCAGATCCAGCATTACTTCTGTGATGCACCACCCATCCTCAAACTGGCCTGTGCAGACACCTCTGCCAACGAGTTGGTGATCTTTGTCAACATTGGGGTGGTGGCTTCAGGCTGCTTTCTTCTGATAGTGCTGTCCTACGTGTCCATCGTCCACTCCATCCTGAAGATCCGCACCTCAGAAGGGAGATGGAGAGCCTTCCAGACCTGTGCCTCCCACTGCACTGTGGTCCTTTGCTTCTTTGTTCCCTGTGTTTTCATTTACCTGAGACCAGGCTCCAAGGAGGCTATGGACAGGATTGTGGCTGTTTTCTACACTGTGATGACGCCCCTTCTGAACCCTGTGGTCTACACCCTGAGGAACAAGGAAGTGAAGAAAGCTCTGTTGAAGCTTAAAGACAAAGTAGTGCATTCACAGAGCAAATAA